A region of the Rhodothermus bifroesti genome:
CGATCGGAACCCTGTAATGCGCATGGGAAGCAAACGTCAAGCTGGCGTGCTACCGTTTCGTTGGCACAATGGGCAACTTGAAGTGCTGCTGGTAACCTCGCGTACCGTAGGTCGCTGGGTTATTCCTAAGGGCAATGTTGGAAAAAAAACGGCACAGGAAGCTGCGAGTAAAGAAGCTTTTGAAGAGGCCGGCCTGCGCGGTCGTATCGATCCAGAACCCTTAGGGTGTTATCTGCATGGCCGTCCAGGCGACCAGCGTTGGGTGGACGTGTACCTTATGGAAGTCACTGAAGAACTTCCTGAATGGCCAGAGCAAGCCGAGCGCCAGCGGCAGTGGATGCCGCTAGCCAAAGCGCAGCAACAAGTGTATGAGGACGGTCTGCGTGCCTTGCTAGCTCGCTTGCCTGCAGAGCTTGAGCGGAGAACTTCAGGCCGCGCGCTTGGCCCAGTAGCCTCGCGTGCACTGGTGATCGGCCTACTACTGCTGGCCCTAGCACTGGCCTTTGGGGGCACCTACTACTTAGCCCGTCTCCTCCAAAAACCCGAAGTACGCCAGCGCCTTAAGCAACTGGAGCAGCAAGACCCTACCTCTTCGCTACAGTACCTTCAGCGCTTTCCCCAACTAACCTAGAGCACCGATCCCTTAGAAAAATGACACCAACGCACCGCGTGACGATTGCTTACGGAGACGGCATCGGCCCCGAAATCATGAGGGCTGTGCTGGCCGTGCTTGAGGCTGCTGGCGCGCCGCTTGAATACGACGTCATCGAAATTGGCGAACAAGTCTACCAACGCGGCATTACCTCGGGCATTCCAGACGAGGCTTGGGAAGTGCTGCGCCGCAACCGCGTCTTTCTCAAAGCGCCAATTACTACGCCTCAAGGCAAAGGCTACAAAAGCCTCAACGTGACCATCCGTAAAGCACTTGGACTATTTGCCAACATTCGACCAACCAAGTCGCTGCATCCGTATGTTGAAACCCCTTATCCCAACATCGATCTGGTAATCGTTCGAGAAAACGAAGAAGACCTGTACGCGGCAATTGAACATCGGCAAAC
Encoded here:
- a CDS encoding NUDIX hydrolase, whose product is MGSKRQAGVLPFRWHNGQLEVLLVTSRTVGRWVIPKGNVGKKTAQEAASKEAFEEAGLRGRIDPEPLGCYLHGRPGDQRWVDVYLMEVTEELPEWPEQAERQRQWMPLAKAQQQVYEDGLRALLARLPAELERRTSGRALGPVASRALVIGLLLLALALAFGGTYYLARLLQKPEVRQRLKQLEQQDPTSSLQYLQRFPQLT